A stretch of DNA from Cryptomeria japonica chromosome 4, Sugi_1.0, whole genome shotgun sequence:
aacaagggtcTTCAAGGGTTTCAAGTCTTCTAACACCATAACACCATTCCAAACACTTCTTCAAACCACCAAATCTCTTGAGAAGGTCTATAAAACATTATGAATCCTTCCAACTTCCTTCCCTACAAGCATAAAgtcaaacacttgatgtgcaaccaagtttcaagaagAAAAATGCTCAATAACCATTGTCTTACTATACTTTGACTGCTCAAAATGCATTTCCCAATTAATTATTCATGGAAACGCCCTTTTATCTGGCTTAAAAGCTCTATCCAAACTTCAATCCACCTTGGGAAACTaaaataaggttcacttggtgagggtttGTAAAGAAACTTTGTTTTTCACCATGAAGGTTCACTAGGCGAGCTATAGGAGCTcgcctagttagcaacaaaaaccactttctttgTCATTGCCAACAAACAAAAACTTGTTTGTACAAGAAGGATATGTACAACAACTTGAATTttagaggccatggagaaagagccaaagaaaatcaagttgcttccattattgaagccaaacccttactcaaccaagaataGGGTTAAAACAAAAGAATTTTGCTACAATGTTAAAACTCCACACCAACGCACAAACCTAGGTGAAAGAGCTTTAAAAAAACATGGAacaacttcccaaatgaaaatACTACGACCAAATGCATAGGAAGTACGAACTGCTATACCATATggagcaaaaatgcaagaaaaaggACAAAATGCTTAGTTTTTGTATTGAGTTCTTCTTTTCTTTGAATGCCAACCTAATACAAAGTTGTGTGAGGCTTTAAATAATCAATCACCACCTAAATCATTCCCAGGTATGAACCAATCACCACCTTTTGAattgtttttacaaattttccaaatattgtcaaaatgttgcttgacaacattgacaatttttggtacaatgagcattttttTGACTTGTGAGCCGAATAGACTTAACTCCACAATGTGAAATGGTTTCCTAGAACCACAAAAACATATTTCAATGCCTAACAAGGATTTATAAGGAGTTTTGACcatatttccacattttgcccattctaggcttacGAAGCATAAAAggtaaaaaatagaccaaaaactcaacaaacaacaaaaataagacacaaaggacacttaaacacactaaaCACACCCTTTGGAAATAAAAAAAGTCCATTATTCAATTgtgaccaacataggccatttcaaaccaaaatttgatgaagtgctccattagcgtcactaggtgctcttgcaccacaagCCACCATTttcctttttgtcatcattgttGTGGTCGATAGTGGGGAACTACTACTCCCCTTACTCCTGCTTCCCCTACACCACTCTTTGTACAAACCTTTAACCCTTATGAGATGACAGGGTTTTTCTTCTCTCTTTGTTTTCAACATCGTGGGATAGTGGGTGACATCTCTCCCTTCTCCTTGTTATCCTACACGGTCATATCACTTTGGCATTCTACAGTGTGGGGTAGTGGGGTCGACCTCTGACCTCATAACTAAGTTACCTGACATGTTCTTTTCTCTTCACTCAAACACACCACAGGATGACAGAGAGCTCTATTTGCCTTGCTTTTATGTTACCCTGCAGTGTCATTTTTCTTCCATCTTTTATGTTGTGGGGTGGAAAGGCGACTAACCTCTCATGTTAATGACATCATCCAACACAATTCAGTGTTACCCCACATGGTCACTTATCTTCAACCATTCATGTTGCAGGATAGTGGGGGTTGCATAACTGCCGTGTTATTGACTTCCCTATCATAGTTTTGCAACTTCATAGGTAGcgataacctgcatgttatgcacACTTCAACCTGTGTGTTATTGACATCTCTGGTTATGACATCTCAGTCACCTTCTGCAGTCTTGTAGATTTAGATAACTTGCATGTTATGCACTCTGCATGTAACATTTGTGTAGCTAACATGACATGTTATATACATAACTACGATTGATACTCCTTGTAACTTCATgcaactaacatggcatgttatacACAATTGCAACTTTACTTTTTTCTGAGTCAAATCAGATTGCACAATGCCTTTACAACAAAATGACTGATGACTTCTTCCTCCAATTTCCACTCCCAATAGTACATCCCATACTTGGCTTCTATATCTCCATGTGtgactaacacgatgtgttatgcACACCTACAACTTCGCTTTTTCTTCGTGGTACTTATCCTATTTGCATCTTGTGGTCTTTGACAAGATTCCTTTGCTGACTCCATGCTTGTTCAACTTGCATAATTCTGCTGACCTCATCTCATCTACAACCCGCAACAGGACCTTGTTGATATCAATGGCAATACAGTCGTCTCTTCTGCAATTTCATCAAATCAACCCCGCACatacacatgttgacatcaatgacaacttcaatgccaacaattTCTCATTAAGATGGAAAACACAAATCGAGGGCAATGGGGTGTATTGAGGAGGAGAGCGAGTTAATGCTCTTCTTGCAACGGATTGGAAAGTCACATCAAGAGAATTTTTCATtaagatggaaaatgcaaattgAGGGTGACAGTTGCCCTCATTAATGAAGGCATAATTTCATTTATCTCCAATTTTCTTTAAGCCCACCATCCTCATTTATTCCttaactttttcattttctaaGCTGGTTTGGTTTTTTCTCTTAGCCAAAAGCAAGTCTTTGTTCCAAATTTGGCAATTGCGGGCTCCTCCAGGATCATCATCAGACTATTTCCGGACTCAATTTTATGCTTCGGAGTGGACACTCTGATTTCCTTGTCTAGTCCCATTCACCAGTGCTACTTCAAAGAAATCACACACTTGAGAATTAAGCACATTCTTCGCACTGTAACCCCATGGATATATTGGCAACAAAAATGGTCTTGGAGCAGGGAAATTTGGATAGGAGGGAGTATTACAGAGACAACACACAGTTATCATCAAGATTTGTGGCTTCAGTCCTTGATGCAGGTTTCTCTAAAGCTCTAACAAGTGCGCTTGCGTTTGAATTATTcaagcttgctctgttaggaggGCTTGATAGGGTCTTGAATTATGCCCTGCTCGGCTCTAGAATTCCAAGGTTGGGTGATATTGAAGTGCCTCATGAGTCAGGGGATACTATAAATTTATACCCCTTCCTACTCGATCTCAAGGGGCTAGCCTTGATGAGACATAGACAAATTGCAACAATGGTGGTCGACTACTTAAAATGGAGAGTTTTAATAGATCGTGCTCAAGACCCAGAAAAACATATAGAATTCAAATATTTTGCCATTCTTAATGGCTTTCTCCTGGCACCATTAAACAATGATCCTCCCAATCAAGCGGAGAAAACCAGACAAATTTGTAGAATGTCATTGAGAGTGGTTGCAGAAGTGGGCTGGGCCATGGTAGGTCGAGTCGATGGCCACGACCACCATAGAGGTCGTGGACGTGCTTCAAGGGTTTAAATCTAGTGGTGGTTTAAAAAGATATGTATTTCTGGTCTTTTTTGTCCTCAATTTTGTATAATTTGAGAAATGGATTTTGGTGTAGACATTAGATTATGAAGGTATCCCTTTTAGGTGTAGAAAATGCTACCAAACTGGGCATTTGGCAACCAAATGTGAGAAACAAAATGCAAATTGAAAGGCTACTTGGTAGAGGGAGGTGTCACCTCGCCATTATTTGATTGAGAAGGAAGTGGTGGAGATCTAGAAACAAAAcacaagaaagaaaaatacaataagtGACAAGAATAAGCAAtatttggaggctttgagaaagGAGATTATCAAAGTTAAGAAAGATAAGCAAAGTGTAGATCTTTCatcatcaaaacctagggaggggGAAGAAACAAATAGCAAGGGGATGTTTCACTTAGGGATTAGTACTAAGATTGACATTGTCAGTAGGCGTGTAGATACTTACAAGGGAGGGGGGAGGAGCAAGGGAAATCCAAGGGAATCCACGATGGAGACACAAGGGGTTTCTTTGCAGGAGGAAGGATGGCAAGAAGTAAGAGGAAAGAGGGATAAGAGCACAATGAAGGAGGACATTATCAATTTGGAATTAGCTTCCAAGCGACTGAGGGATCCTCAATCTATGGTGGATAGTAGTTTTGGGAGGTGGCTCCCTAGTTGTAGCCCTAGCTAGTTCAGGCcagttttaaaacccaaatttaataaattcaaaatttttacTGATTGAAAAAAATAAGACAATAATTAACAACATATAatagtaatattattattataatatgaatatgtatttaatatatattttttacttaatttataattaaactaagaataaaaataatgttaaaatatgatataacaatatattaattaatttcGTGTATCTACTTAGGCAAGTAACTTTTTGAAATGGCTCTCAATGGTTTCCCCGCTCGCTCATTTCTGGTGGTTGTTATTCCTTCTGCAACCATGCCATCTCTCGAGCCCCCTCTCTCTTGCGTGGACGCCTCCTTCAACGTTGTTGATGGTGATGTTTTGGCTTGCCCTTGTGCCTATGTGCCCGCCTACAATGTATCTACCCCTACTGCAAACGAATCTCCCCCCTCTGTGGATACCCTTCTGGAAGGAGTTGCAACTATTTTGCTCCTCATTCTAGTATTGCAGCTTCTGTTGGTGAACCTGTTGCTGGTCTGGAGGTCATTCTTCTAGTGCTACATTGGTGCTACAATCCCTGTCATGAGTGATCATGTTCCTCCCAAACCTCCTTCCTTTATTGTTGGGCAAAGCATTGCTTGCGTGGCCAAATCTGTTGCTTAGGGAATTCGTCCTTTTCCTCGTGTCAATACCTCCCCTATTGTGGTCTATGGCCAGGAGGTTGTGGAAAATGTTGATTTTTACCAATGTTGTGCTCTGGTTTATAGATTTGTTGGGTTTTAgccttctcttctagacctttatCATTGGGTGAATGATTCCTGGAAGCCTTTTGTTGCTCATGAcattgagctttttccttgtgctgAAGGCTTTTCTATCGCTTCCTTTACTTCTACTCTTGATCATGATCTAGTTCAGagtaagttgtgggcttggggagatcactctctctCTATCAAGCCCTGGAcaacttccttcaacccccttattgTTCGTCCGGTTTGGGTTCATCTTCCCAATCTTCCCCTTAATTTATGGGagccttcttgttttgaggccatcgaTAACTCCTTTggcaacttcttgaaggttgatgacgCTAACGACTTCCATGGGTCATAGGCCATAGACTTaattgttggattatgagggcctcctctCTCGCTGCCAAAGATGCTTCTCAACAGATGACTTAGCTTTGGACTGTTCTCTCTCCTGCTAGAGACGTGCTGCTACTtgtggaaggatgctactgaaaattatcttatttatctattttttacaaattttacaaaaatagaaattatttttaatttaaaaaataataaagatcTTACATTTTTTCTGACGTGTTTCTCTGCTGCGCCGCCCCTGTTATGCTCGCGACGACCTTGCAAGGGTTTCTTGGTCACGCAAATGACTtagtgttgtgttttttttttgacGATTTTCCTTTAAAAAAAACGTGATTTTTTTCCTCAATTACTGTCTGTTCGAGTGTCGAGTTCGTGGCGACCTAGGGTTTGGGGTCCGCGTTTCTGTCTGCAGACGGCGACCAGGGTTTGTGCTGGGTCGTACGGGTCTTATTCTGATCGTggagagttttgtaaaaattcttTTTAATAAAAATTGTGATGGGTTTTTagtaaaaattctcaaaaatcgTAGGCGTTTTAAACAAATTGGTACTTGGTAATGTGCGATAGAGTtttttttttctctgttttctgatttttatgatggGTTTTCTGATTTCATgaaatattttcttgatttttcccTCGAAAATCAGGAGCTGGTCGCGATGGCCGTGAGTAACGGTTTTAAACAGACTAGAGTTTGCACCATTTTTTCCAAAATAGTGGGTTTTCGGTTTTTGCTCGAAAAGGTCTGTTCGAAATTATTCATCCTTGGACCATTTTAGAATGCATATGCATTATATATTCTGTTTgttaattttcttcttttattttgtgctcCTTTATTGTAAATATATTCCTTTTATCGACGTTATCATTATCCTTGATCAACCACTCTCTCTGTTGCATGCTCAGATTATTAGACGACATGCCATTCATGAAGAATCTTTTGACTTGAGGTCGGCATGCAATAACACTATTCGACCATCGTCATTTATCCTGATGAAGCAACAACTTTTTCCCACCACATTTCAGAAATCTTTGACTGCCGCTAATATTTCTAGTAGAGGGCACTTCAGTACGATGTCTCGAACAACATCACCTACATCAAAGTTACAGAGTGTCAAGGTTGATGTTAATTTTAAAAGTGAAGCCAATGCTGCACAGGAAGTGTATCCTCGCATCAAAACTAAAAGGCTTGACAAAACTGCAAGGCACATAATGCAGGTATTTCAAAAATATTACATCACTATATGTGGCTGTTCACATAGAGGGGCACAATAATGGTCTTTTGCACATTAGTCTTTCCTGATTGTAATTTTAatcatcatgaataaaattcatCCTTTGGTGTGAGGTGTGTTGAAAATTTTATATTATAGATCTTGGAGAAAGAGGCAGTGCAATCAGTAAAAGCAGAGAGGCTGGTTCCAGATATTAAGCCAGGGTACATTGTAGAGCTCAAAGTGGTACTTGCTTATGAATCggattttctttcattttctcccTTGGTTGATTATTCATGTTCTTTTATGCTTGATTAGTGTTTTTTAAATCTCATGAGCAGGAAGTACCCGAGAATAAGCGTAGGGTTTCGACCCTAAAAGGAATAGTTATTGCAAGGCGAAATGCTGGTTTGAGTACAACTTTTAGGATTCGAAGACTAGTGGCTGGCGTCGGAGTGGAGTCTGTTTTTCCTCTGTAAGTATTATTTTCAATCTATTGTTGGCCTTGTTTGAATTGTGTTTCTACTCATTTACCAATCAAGAGCAAGATGTAACAGGGGCTGTTGAATTTAGAAAAACAATggttatttaaaaaaacaaaatccTGAAAAAATACAGATGATGCAATAGACAGATTTCACAGTGCCAAATGCCCTGGccatacttatcttcaattgtaATTTGACGCACTGAAGCCAATCAGAAAAATTCCATCATAGGAAGACGAGATTGGGTAGAAGCCGAGGTCAGACCTATGAAATTGTGTGGTCGAGCATAttacctcttgcttcttctttctTGTTTTATCTCTCTTCGTGCACCATTGAGCTACAGTTTTCTGGTTATAGTATCGCTGCCTCCGCCTCCAATAATCCTTTAGATTGTCCCAAAGTTACTTGATTTGGTTTGAAGAAAACAGTGCAGAATTGGGCCTTGCCAGATTGATATTAATGTCTGCGCATGCAGTTTTAGAGAACAGATATAAGAAAAAAGATATGAATCATATAGAAATATGAAAGGTGAATCGCAATGTCATTTGTGAAGCAAAGCCGTTAACCACAATGTTGAATTGACAAAGTCTTGAAagcatcttgaatcattgtgtcatcattattgtctgggggcattttcattattgttctttgaaacaacgcttaaaatcgcattgtttcaaagaggggcaaaatgtagacgtctaaaaatggtcaacgcttgcggagtcgtactttaacatttgcgcattgccttattttagggtttttgtgtcgcattaacatttcttctatgtcgtgcacttggtctttatcatttgcgtgcatcgagtcctccttctgcattcttcatttatctcgctttcgaatttggtcttgtcgacaacaatcttcagtcatgattttggtcaatcttatcctgtcgcatcaatgtgcgtgctcatttgtcatattttggatatcgtcaatcctaatcgatgttggaattagggttttgtcctcttatcaatcttgtcgatttgtcatcgatcattgtcgttttcaatcttgtcatcttgcgattgatttgtcatcgatcgtggtcattttcaatcttgccattttgcaatctatttgtcatcgatcgttgtcgtttttgtcattttgcaatcgatttgacatcgatcgtcattgttcctcgttaattggcgcatttatcaatcaaatcatttatcaattcaaaatcatgatcaaatcgaatcaacattaattatcttttgtcaagacctaattgtcatccttgcatttctaattcatcttctaaggttttatgatttattcatttaatcttgtttggcatttttcctctaggttaaataatttatttatttattctaagtcttcttgtcacaattaaatatttaaatatttggctaattaattctctctctttgtgtgaattaattgatgaatgaaaaattgttaattaattcacttaattcctaatttcctcattttctaattttcctaattcctaatttcctcattttctaattttcctaattcctcattttctaatttcctaatttcaatttccacctaattaatttctctctagtttctccctatttttgtgcttcggtggaagcatgaatttctcatgcgtcatacttttggcatagcaagatgtcataagcttctagtcctctaacctttgcattggcaatatgtcataattcatgacatagaaggtgtcataaccttcttctttccacttaattgtgccatttttgaaatcaattgcctctaatatcaatgtcatgctaatcttggcttttctccgatttatctataaattggatgaacttCTTCAATCAAaaagtcgaatcaatcacgcttctagtacccttatgctgtcgtctcgtcttgctttcatattatacttatgcactagcaggtgagatccacaaaacaaaagctatttgaaggagaaagaaggacaatggagccacatgaaggagacatctgcatttggtttgcttagatttcattttgaatgtcttgttttcatgttttcattgaatgtaattaggattggtcattgcaattgagttttcgtgattgaactaggctaatgtttacactgctttgatgatttccacatttcctatctacgcATTGAATATCAGAATGAGTGCCAAGTGAATGTGATATTAAAACTGGCCTGTAATTTGTAGATTTGGGAAGCATCAAAGCTCTTCTCAATTGACATTTAAGACTGAGCTAGTCATTATCAAACACAGTAAATATAATTAGAATTGGATTGGCAAGATGTTCGATGGGACCTTATCTAGGCTGTTTATCCATTTTAGCTAGGAGTTTGCCACTACATTACCTTTTCTTTGAACGAGTAAATTGAATTCAGTGAAGGCAGGTATGATATTCTGTGCATCGAAGCAAAGGAAATGAAAATTTGCCTTTGTTAAACACTAAAAGACAAGCCTATATTTCTGTTAACAATTCTATTTATCATTCTCAACAATCATGGGAGTAATGCTCACCCTTAAAGCTGGTTTCATATCAAGTAAGGCCACATCCATTTCAACGGCATTTTCGTTTTCACATTTCTTAGTCTATGGTTGTGTAGAACAGAACGGATTCGCTCTCTTTGGAGCTTTTGAACTCCATATTTATGTCTGCTCCGCAGATGCACTACTTATATTTAAAACTGATTGAGCTGCTAATACAACCTTTTGTCCGTACATAAATGTTGTTATTAACTGAGTAGATGGTCCAGAGTTTACCTTTGACTTCCTGTCTTTGTTATAACTTGCACACCTCTAGGTGATGCATTTTGGATCCAATTATGTCGTCACCACTTGCGAAGAATCTGCCTCTAATGTCAGGACGTCTTGGAGAAAATACCTGCATCTGAGATgcaatataaattttttaatacgTGTTATTCCAAAGATTTGATGCCTGCATACACATGGCACCGTTAGAATTGAGTTTTAGTGTGTAGATTGCAACTGATTTCTGTTAGATTATAAGAGTTTGATTGTTTATGGAAAAAACATTGTCTTTCCTTTTACTCCATTCTTAACTAAAATCtgtacacaatctaatccaaaagcatttgtattaattaaaatattgatacatttttcatatttattatatttatgcaTTTGGTTAAGAGAAGATTAAAGctgtttttttttttactttaaatTCTTCCTTTAAATATATGCTTTAACATGATAGAAGTCTTATCCTTGATTCTACTTGTTAATGTCACAGCTATTCACCAAATATTAAACAAATAAAAGTTTTGGACAAGAAAAGAGTGCGAAGGGCAAAACTTTACTATCTCCGGGAGAAGATGGGTTCCAGTGgtaaaaaataaaatgtaaaattcACAAGAATTTGTCATCTTTCTGCAGGAGGATTATAATTATGAAGATGAGATATTTCTTGAATT
This window harbors:
- the LOC131033453 gene encoding large ribosomal subunit protein bL19cy — encoded protein: MAVSNGFKQTRVCTIFSKIVGFRFLLEKIIRRHAIHEESFDLRSACNNTIRPSSFILMKQQLFPTTFQKSLTAANISSRGHFSTMSRTTSPTSKLQSVKVDVNFKSEANAAQEVYPRIKTKRLDKTARHIMQILEKEAVQSVKAERLVPDIKPGYIVELKVEVPENKRRVSTLKGIVIARRNAGLSTTFRIRRLVAGVGVESVFPLYSPNIKQIKVLDKKRVRRAKLYYLREKMGSSGKK